One Ignavibacterium sp. DNA segment encodes these proteins:
- a CDS encoding ParA family protein: MKLVVILNNKGGVGKTTSAVNLAYCISLLKNKVLLVDLDSSASASIHLGFDKTKKKFLTICDFIIDKNKNLKSYTQKYSENLDVIPSERLLSDFYQEVANDEEEKQLLQRSYFDSEYDFVLFDSPPNMGNLVFNSLSISDYVLIPAQVQYSALSGLYITIELVDKVKRYFNSELKILGLFATYFDRRIKLSEEVFNQLKENFGDQLFDSTISVNSKLIEAYNNGKTVIEYFPGAKGSLDYMNLAKEVLMRIY; encoded by the coding sequence ATGAAATTAGTTGTAATTCTAAATAATAAAGGCGGAGTAGGAAAGACTACAAGTGCAGTAAACCTTGCATATTGTATCTCTTTGCTTAAGAATAAAGTTCTTCTTGTTGATCTTGATTCTTCGGCATCGGCTTCTATTCATTTAGGATTTGATAAAACTAAAAAGAAGTTTCTTACTATCTGTGATTTTATAATTGATAAAAATAAAAACCTGAAAAGTTATACTCAGAAATACTCAGAGAACCTTGATGTTATTCCCTCTGAAAGACTTCTATCAGATTTCTATCAGGAAGTAGCAAATGATGAAGAAGAAAAACAATTACTGCAAAGAAGCTACTTTGATTCTGAATATGATTTTGTTCTTTTTGACAGCCCGCCAAATATGGGTAATCTGGTTTTTAATTCATTGTCAATATCAGATTATGTGCTGATACCTGCTCAGGTGCAATATAGTGCTCTTTCCGGTTTGTATATAACTATTGAACTTGTTGATAAAGTTAAACGCTATTTTAATTCTGAGTTAAAGATACTGGGTCTGTTTGCCACATATTTTGACAGAAGAATAAAATTATCTGAAGAGGTTTTTAATCAACTAAAAGAAAACTTTGGTGATCAGTTATTTGATAGTACAATCAGTGTTAATAGTAAACTTATAGAAGCATATAATAATGGTAAAACTGTAATTGAATATTTTCCCGGTGCCAAAGGATCACTGGATTATATGAATCTTGCAAAAGAAGTATTGATGAGGATTTACTAA
- a CDS encoding EutP/PduV family microcompartment system protein, whose protein sequence is MTDKLTNFILIGGVGVGKTSLFNMLLGIEDEALKTQALVYHNEKTVDTPGEYFDSPRLYSAIIQTMSDIDTIIYVHPSNSIERKLPHGLFQIYNSKRLVGVISKTDLPDANIDAVEEILRDFGIEGEIFKVSIYSENSIDKLREFLSKE, encoded by the coding sequence ATGACTGACAAATTAACAAACTTCATTTTAATAGGTGGAGTAGGTGTTGGTAAAACATCACTGTTTAATATGTTGTTGGGTATTGAAGATGAAGCTCTGAAAACACAGGCACTTGTTTATCATAACGAAAAAACTGTTGATACTCCTGGTGAATATTTTGATAGTCCAAGACTTTACTCGGCAATAATTCAAACTATGTCGGATATTGATACAATCATTTATGTTCATCCTTCAAATTCTATTGAAAGAAAACTGCCGCATGGTTTATTTCAGATTTATAATTCAAAAAGATTAGTTGGTGTAATTTCAAAAACAGATTTACCTGATGCAAATATAGATGCTGTAGAAGAAATTCTGAGAGATTTTGGGATCGAAGGAGAAATATTTAAAGTCTCAATTTATTCTGAAAACTCAATAGATAAACTCAGGGAGTTTCTTAGTAAAGAATAA
- a CDS encoding BMC domain-containing protein: MADVTENIYGESLGFIETRSFVGAIEASDAMVKAAKVKLINHFRIGGALVTVVVKGDLASCIAAVEAGKEAAMKVGELLSSNVIARPFEDTDHLVNLFIAGKIEEKIPVKSESKKAVVKKKSVSKKKDSEKDSEKDILDLVKSSKGLTLDLLSEKTGIDRDKLRQILKKMIDDNLIEKAGNKYFIMK; encoded by the coding sequence ATGGCTGATGTAACAGAAAATATTTACGGTGAATCTTTAGGCTTTATAGAAACTAGATCTTTTGTAGGTGCAATTGAAGCTTCTGATGCAATGGTAAAAGCTGCCAAAGTAAAACTGATTAACCATTTTAGAATCGGCGGCGCATTAGTAACTGTTGTTGTTAAAGGAGATTTAGCTTCCTGTATAGCAGCAGTTGAAGCTGGTAAAGAAGCAGCAATGAAAGTGGGAGAATTATTATCATCAAATGTAATTGCCAGACCGTTTGAAGATACTGATCATTTAGTAAATCTTTTTATAGCTGGGAAGATAGAGGAGAAAATTCCTGTTAAATCAGAGTCAAAAAAGGCAGTTGTAAAGAAGAAATCGGTTAGTAAGAAAAAGGATTCAGAAAAAGATTCAGAAAAGGATATTCTTGATTTGGTAAAATCTTCTAAGGGATTGACACTTGATTTATTATCTGAAAAAACCGGAATCGACAGAGATAAATTAAGACAAATACTAAAGAAAATGATTGATGATAATCTGATTGAAAAAGCAGGTAACAAATATTTTATAATGAAATGA
- a CDS encoding cupin domain-containing protein, whose protein sequence is MKKLISANIVKECHSDGLKYIYVDDKNTIITSEARDLAQKYNIKFNFCSPVSASPVDDFDKTSNELITVIVDKIISQLGNSEYSKDEITAIVCKYLGRENTTTCNVDTGYISGKASNGLKVIKGNSIKLKRFEDAGKDKNVNLLDVITYQDGSPMSAGIMSWKKEDSFPWELTYDEVDYVIEGELEITIDGQVFSGKQGDIFYIPKGSKIIFGTPSYTKIMYVTYPANWSA, encoded by the coding sequence ATGAAAAAATTAATCTCTGCCAATATTGTTAAAGAATGCCACAGTGACGGGCTAAAATACATTTATGTAGATGATAAAAATACTATAATAACATCTGAAGCAAGAGATTTAGCCCAGAAGTACAATATAAAGTTTAATTTTTGCAGCCCTGTTTCTGCAAGTCCTGTTGATGACTTTGACAAAACATCAAATGAGTTAATCACTGTTATTGTTGATAAAATAATTTCGCAACTTGGTAATTCTGAATACAGCAAAGATGAAATAACAGCGATTGTATGTAAGTATCTCGGAAGGGAAAATACAACAACCTGTAATGTTGATACCGGATATATTTCAGGTAAGGCATCTAACGGATTAAAAGTGATTAAGGGTAACTCGATAAAATTAAAAAGATTTGAAGATGCAGGTAAAGATAAGAATGTAAATCTGCTGGATGTGATTACCTATCAGGATGGATCTCCTATGTCTGCAGGAATTATGTCCTGGAAAAAAGAAGATTCCTTTCCATGGGAATTAACTTATGATGAAGTTGATTATGTTATTGAAGGTGAATTAGAGATTACAATTGATGGACAGGTGTTTTCCGGAAAGCAAGGTGATATTTTTTACATACCAAAAGGAAGTAAAATAATATTTGGCACTCCAAGTTATACTAAAATTATGTATGTAACTTATCCGGCTAACTGGTCTGCATAG
- the eutC gene encoding ethanolamine ammonia-lyase subunit EutC, with protein sequence MDNKQIEQLVEAVLKEIKKDNSDSKKAVNTAPSGTTAAAACNIGEALPDLTGDECKAWIGLDHAKNFETVKEIRKSTNARVCVGHAGPRPRTNTLLRFLADHSLSRDTVFKEVPEEWVKKTGLFMVQTKIQDKDEYLTRPDLGRKLSEEAIQTIKEKCKKNPQVQIVLSDGLSTDALTMNYDEILPPLLKGFESAGINVGTPFFVKYGRVKVEDEIGELLDADVIVLLIGERPGLGQSESMSSYMIYKPSVATTVESDRTVISNIHRQGTPPVEASAVIVDLVKKMLANKASGIKLSNNS encoded by the coding sequence ATGGACAATAAACAAATTGAACAATTAGTTGAAGCTGTTCTTAAAGAAATTAAGAAAGATAATTCTGATTCAAAAAAAGCTGTTAATACTGCACCTTCAGGTACAACTGCTGCTGCTGCCTGCAATATTGGTGAAGCTTTACCTGATTTAACTGGTGATGAATGTAAAGCCTGGATTGGGCTTGATCATGCAAAAAATTTTGAAACAGTAAAAGAGATCAGAAAATCAACAAATGCCAGAGTATGCGTTGGACACGCTGGTCCACGTCCACGTACAAATACTCTGTTAAGATTTCTTGCCGATCATTCACTTTCGCGCGATACTGTCTTTAAAGAGGTTCCGGAAGAGTGGGTTAAAAAAACCGGCTTGTTCATGGTTCAAACAAAAATTCAGGATAAAGACGAATACCTGACCAGACCGGATTTAGGAAGAAAGCTTAGTGAAGAAGCGATACAGACAATTAAAGAAAAGTGTAAGAAAAATCCGCAGGTGCAAATTGTTCTATCAGATGGATTAAGCACTGATGCACTTACAATGAACTATGATGAAATCTTACCTCCATTATTAAAGGGGTTTGAATCAGCTGGAATAAATGTTGGAACACCGTTTTTTGTAAAGTACGGCAGAGTAAAAGTTGAAGATGAAATTGGTGAACTATTGGATGCTGATGTGATAGTACTTCTAATTGGTGAAAGACCGGGTCTTGGTCAGTCTGAAAGTATGAGCTCGTATATGATTTACAAACCTTCAGTTGCCACAACTGTTGAATCAGACAGAACAGTTATTTCTAATATTCACAGACAAGGAACACCGCCGGTAGAAGCATCTGCGGTTATTGTAGATCTTGTTAAGAAGATGTTAGCCAATAAGGCAAGCGGAATTAAATTATCAAATAACTCATAA
- the eutS gene encoding ethanolamine utilization microcompartment protein EutS — translation MSEQENLFSNKERIIQEYVPGKQVTLAHLIAHPGQELCKKIGVPAVDAIGIMTLTPGETAIIAGDIALKAAEVQIGFLDRFTGALVIYGSVGAVEESLKMVNDKLEKLLNYTPCKLTIT, via the coding sequence ATGTCTGAACAGGAAAATTTATTTTCTAATAAAGAAAGGATTATTCAGGAATATGTTCCCGGCAAGCAGGTAACACTTGCACACTTAATTGCTCATCCTGGGCAGGAGCTTTGTAAAAAAATCGGTGTTCCTGCTGTAGATGCAATTGGGATAATGACATTAACACCTGGTGAAACAGCCATTATTGCCGGCGATATTGCATTAAAAGCTGCTGAAGTTCAGATAGGTTTTTTAGACAGATTTACCGGTGCACTTGTTATATACGGCTCTGTTGGAGCTGTTGAAGAATCATTAAAAATGGTAAATGATAAATTAGAAAAATTGTTAAACTATACACCATGCAAGTTGACGATAACATAA
- a CDS encoding ethanolamine ammonia-lyase subunit EutB produces the protein MRLNTQLFGKNYTFKDVKDVLAKANEQRSGDVLAGVAAETSQERVAAKYVLSNLTLADLRNNPVVPYEKDEVTRVIQDSVNETFYSQIKNWSVGELREYILSDSTTHEDIEKLRRGLTSEMVAAAAKLMSNMDLIYAGKKIRVVAKANSTVGLPGTFGQRLQPNDPRDDVKSIRAEIFEGLAYGSGDVVIGINPVIDTPENIKKLLIATDEIIQKYQIPTQNCILAHVSNQMKAIKDGAPAGLIFQSIAGSEKGNNEFGISVAMLDEAYEIGKHYCKIAGPNMMYFETGQGAELSADAHFGADQVTLEARCYGLAKRYKPFMVNTVVGFIGPEYLYDGRQITRAGLEDHFMGKLTGIPMGADACYTNHADADQNTIENLTVLLVAAGCNFVMGVPMGDDIMLNYQTTSFHDAATVRQLLNLRPCPEYEKWMEKMGLMADGKLTAIAGDPSIFS, from the coding sequence ATGAGATTAAATACTCAATTGTTCGGAAAAAATTATACTTTCAAGGATGTAAAAGATGTTCTGGCTAAAGCCAACGAACAACGCTCGGGGGATGTGTTAGCCGGTGTTGCTGCCGAAACATCTCAGGAAAGAGTTGCAGCAAAGTACGTCCTGAGTAATTTAACTTTAGCTGATTTGAGAAATAATCCTGTAGTTCCTTACGAAAAAGATGAGGTAACCAGGGTTATCCAGGATTCAGTTAATGAAACATTCTATAGTCAGATAAAAAATTGGTCTGTAGGAGAACTTCGTGAGTATATCCTTTCTGATTCGACTACGCACGAAGATATTGAAAAACTTAGAAGAGGTTTAACATCAGAAATGGTGGCTGCTGCAGCCAAGTTGATGTCGAATATGGATTTAATTTATGCCGGTAAGAAAATCAGAGTTGTAGCTAAAGCTAATTCAACTGTCGGATTACCGGGTACATTTGGACAAAGACTGCAGCCAAATGATCCCCGCGATGATGTAAAGAGCATAAGAGCAGAGATATTTGAAGGTCTTGCCTATGGCTCAGGTGATGTTGTAATCGGCATCAACCCTGTTATTGATACTCCTGAAAATATTAAGAAGTTATTAATTGCAACTGATGAAATTATTCAGAAGTATCAGATACCAACACAAAATTGCATATTGGCTCATGTTAGCAACCAAATGAAAGCAATCAAGGATGGTGCTCCTGCAGGTCTGATATTCCAAAGTATTGCCGGATCAGAAAAAGGTAATAATGAATTTGGAATCTCGGTTGCAATGCTTGATGAAGCTTATGAAATAGGCAAGCACTATTGTAAAATAGCTGGACCTAATATGATGTATTTTGAAACTGGTCAGGGCGCTGAACTTTCAGCAGATGCACATTTTGGCGCTGATCAGGTTACATTGGAAGCAAGATGCTATGGATTAGCAAAAAGATATAAACCATTTATGGTTAATACCGTAGTTGGATTTATAGGCCCTGAATATTTATATGATGGTCGTCAGATAACACGCGCTGGTCTTGAGGATCACTTTATGGGTAAACTAACCGGCATACCAATGGGTGCTGATGCTTGTTATACTAATCATGCTGATGCAGATCAAAACACAATTGAAAATTTAACTGTTCTTCTTGTTGCTGCCGGCTGCAATTTTGTTATGGGTGTACCTATGGGCGATGATATAATGCTTAATTATCAAACAACAAGTTTTCATGATGCAGCTACTGTAAGACAACTGTTAAATCTCCGCCCTTGCCCTGAGTATGAGAAGTGGATGGAGAAAATGGGTTTAATGGCAGATGGAAAATTAACAGCTATTGCTGGTGATCCATCAATTTTTTCATAA
- the eutL gene encoding ethanolamine utilization microcompartment protein EutL, which translates to MAKLDQIIANVLAVRLISSVDAGLSKQINMPQEHRSLGLLTCDIDDACYVAIDEATKMADVEVIYAKSFYAGSAHASGKLSGEIIAMLSGPTPGEVEAGLNAAIQYIKNEAIWYSANEDNTITFFPHLISRTGTYLSKVAGINPGESLAYLIAPPLEANYALDLALKRANVEIKSWFAPPSETNYSGGLLTGTQAACKAACDAFQEAVLEVADYPIRYKLHVK; encoded by the coding sequence ATGGCAAAATTAGATCAAATTATAGCAAACGTTTTGGCTGTCAGGCTAATTTCTTCAGTTGATGCAGGACTTTCAAAACAGATTAACATGCCACAAGAACATCGCAGCTTGGGTCTTCTTACTTGTGACATAGATGATGCTTGTTATGTAGCAATAGACGAAGCAACTAAAATGGCTGATGTTGAAGTTATCTATGCTAAATCGTTTTATGCTGGTTCAGCACACGCTTCAGGTAAACTATCCGGTGAAATAATTGCTATGTTATCTGGACCAACACCGGGCGAAGTTGAAGCAGGATTAAATGCAGCCATTCAATACATTAAAAACGAAGCTATCTGGTATTCTGCAAATGAAGATAATACAATTACATTTTTCCCACATCTTATTTCCAGGACCGGAACATATTTATCAAAGGTTGCTGGTATAAATCCAGGTGAATCTTTAGCTTATTTAATCGCGCCGCCGTTAGAAGCTAACTATGCGCTGGACCTTGCACTTAAAAGAGCAAATGTTGAAATAAAATCCTGGTTTGCTCCGCCATCTGAAACAAACTATTCTGGTGGACTATTAACCGGAACACAGGCAGCATGTAAAGCAGCTTGTGATGCATTTCAGGAAGCAGTGCTGGAGGTAGCTGATTATCCGATTCGTTATAAGTTACATGTAAAATAA
- a CDS encoding ethanolamine ammonia-lyase reactivating factor EutA — MSNKVINSVGIDVGTTTTQVIFSSLVLRNIAAPTQVPHFEFVDRKILYTGKILFTPFNSDGSIDHIKLWDMVLDEYKKAGFGLKEIETGAIIITGETSKAKNAKATLMKLAGDLGDFVVATAGPHFESVIAGRGSGSSVYSEDHTTTVLNIDIGGGTSNYAVFRNGRIIDSCCLNVGGRLIQTDRNGKVTKITEPVKKILKSIIPNFHEDYDSLSLNDIKSICDVMADLIIECIEGNNVSPLANELLQTNPLKQQYTFSAVFLSGGVGECYYKLDEMAKDRFQFSDIGVLLAEALMKNNKLRKFNVIEPNQTIRATVIGAGAYTLSLSGSTIWLTAENLPLRNLPVLHPHFDWNDTNSSLSYGIEEAAKIMDVSLSNDEYAIYLPKEIPVTYRAVQKCAEELITVLNKHRKEDNSPVIILAFNDIGKVLGMELSASLKSHPLAIIDEVVSYEGDYIDIGKSYFGGEIVPLTIKSLAFP, encoded by the coding sequence TTGAGCAATAAGGTTATAAATAGTGTGGGGATTGATGTTGGTACTACTACTACACAGGTCATATTTTCATCTCTAGTGCTGAGGAATATTGCAGCACCCACTCAAGTCCCACACTTTGAATTTGTAGATAGGAAAATTCTTTATACAGGTAAAATTCTATTTACTCCATTTAACTCTGATGGATCGATCGATCATATAAAATTATGGGATATGGTATTAGATGAATACAAAAAAGCTGGCTTTGGATTGAAAGAAATTGAAACCGGTGCAATCATAATAACCGGTGAAACTTCAAAAGCAAAAAATGCCAAAGCAACACTGATGAAATTAGCTGGTGATTTGGGAGATTTTGTTGTTGCAACTGCTGGTCCGCATTTCGAATCAGTAATTGCTGGACGAGGATCAGGAAGCTCTGTTTATTCTGAAGATCATACAACAACTGTTTTGAATATTGATATCGGTGGTGGAACTTCTAATTATGCTGTTTTTAGAAACGGCAGAATCATAGATTCTTGTTGCTTGAATGTAGGCGGAAGATTAATCCAAACAGATAGAAACGGCAAGGTTACAAAAATAACTGAACCTGTTAAGAAGATATTGAAAAGCATTATTCCAAATTTTCACGAAGATTACGATTCACTTTCTCTAAATGATATTAAATCTATTTGTGATGTAATGGCAGATTTGATAATTGAATGTATAGAAGGTAATAATGTATCTCCTTTAGCTAACGAATTACTGCAGACAAATCCGTTAAAGCAGCAATATACTTTTAGCGCTGTTTTTCTATCAGGCGGTGTTGGCGAGTGTTACTACAAACTTGATGAAATGGCAAAAGACAGATTTCAATTTTCAGATATTGGTGTATTACTGGCAGAAGCTTTAATGAAAAACAATAAATTGAGAAAATTTAATGTAATTGAACCTAATCAAACTATAAGAGCAACAGTTATAGGAGCAGGTGCATATACTTTATCATTAAGCGGAAGTACGATATGGTTAACTGCAGAAAATTTGCCTCTGCGTAATCTACCGGTGCTTCATCCTCACTTCGATTGGAACGATACAAATTCATCATTGTCCTATGGAATTGAGGAGGCAGCAAAAATAATGGATGTTAGTTTATCTAATGATGAATATGCAATTTATCTTCCCAAAGAAATTCCTGTTACTTACAGAGCAGTTCAAAAATGTGCAGAGGAATTAATTACTGTATTAAATAAACATAGAAAAGAAGACAATTCACCCGTTATAATTTTAGCTTTTAATGATATTGGAAAGGTGTTGGGGATGGAGCTTTCAGCATCTCTGAAATCTCATCCACTGGCAATTATTGATGAGGTAGTTTCTTATGAAGGAGATTACATTGATATCGGTAAAAGTTATTTTGGCGGTGAAATAGTTCCCTTAACAATTAAGTCACTAGCGTTTCCATAA
- a CDS encoding haloacid dehalogenase-like hydrolase has product MLLKKVFNILILSAIVLGCSSVNSAGDKTKLARMNWSDKNYEVLNNFITDYGIGGKYYDASKPPYVVFDWDQTCGHFDVEEAIMRYQLSHLRFKMTKDQFAGLLKDEIKGVTKLSADYNNTLLKDINADLIADYNYLYDNYEGLGGKMKLEDIQKTPQYNDFIAKVAFLYDGYCDTKGIEADYGYPWVLYLFAGFTEADVQALAKEAIQFELGNKLGKSKWGTPAGFNTKAGPVSYSFKTGLRLYPEMQNLIHALKSNGFDVWIVSASYKPVIQVISGNDYGYNVPSDRVIAMELGEKNGVIQPYYKENYPQTQRMGKVEAIKMIIQDGLGKNYDPLMSAGDSDGDYEMSTEFKDMKLTVVFNRVKGGPIGELSKKSVEQQGEAYPRFILQGRDENTGVFRKSSESILLGKTEPQLLK; this is encoded by the coding sequence ATGTTATTAAAAAAAGTTTTTAATATTCTGATTCTTAGTGCTATTGTGCTGGGGTGTTCATCAGTTAATTCTGCCGGCGACAAAACAAAGTTAGCCAGAATGAACTGGTCTGATAAGAATTATGAAGTTCTTAATAATTTTATTACAGACTATGGAATTGGAGGAAAGTATTATGATGCAAGTAAACCTCCTTATGTTGTATTTGACTGGGATCAAACTTGCGGTCATTTTGATGTTGAAGAAGCAATTATGAGATATCAGTTAAGTCATCTTCGTTTTAAGATGACAAAAGATCAATTTGCCGGTTTGTTAAAAGATGAAATAAAAGGTGTTACTAAACTTTCAGCAGATTATAATAATACACTATTGAAAGACATCAATGCTGATCTGATAGCTGATTACAATTACCTTTATGATAATTATGAAGGCTTGGGCGGCAAGATGAAATTAGAAGATATTCAAAAGACTCCTCAATACAATGATTTTATCGCTAAAGTTGCGTTCTTATATGATGGTTATTGCGATACAAAAGGTATTGAAGCAGATTATGGATATCCCTGGGTTCTTTATCTTTTTGCTGGCTTTACAGAAGCTGATGTTCAGGCATTAGCAAAAGAAGCTATCCAATTTGAATTAGGAAATAAGTTAGGAAAGAGCAAATGGGGAACACCAGCTGGATTTAATACTAAAGCTGGTCCGGTTAGTTACTCCTTTAAAACAGGATTAAGATTATATCCTGAAATGCAAAATCTTATTCACGCACTTAAATCAAATGGTTTTGATGTATGGATTGTATCAGCAAGCTATAAACCAGTTATACAGGTAATTTCAGGTAACGATTATGGATACAATGTTCCTTCTGACAGAGTTATTGCAATGGAATTAGGTGAAAAGAACGGAGTTATCCAGCCATACTATAAAGAAAATTATCCTCAGACTCAAAGAATGGGTAAAGTTGAAGCGATCAAGATGATAATTCAGGATGGTCTTGGAAAGAATTATGATCCTTTAATGTCAGCTGGTGATAGTGATGGTGATTATGAAATGTCAACAGAGTTTAAAGATATGAAACTTACAGTTGTATTTAACAGAGTAAAAGGCGGACCAATTGGAGAGCTGAGTAAGAAATCTGTTGAACAACAAGGCGAAGCATATCCAAGATTTATTTTACAGGGACGAGATGAAAATACAGGTGTATTTCGTAAAAGCTCTGAATCTATTCTTTTAGGCAAAACTGAACCGCAGTTGCTAAAATAA
- the eutT gene encoding ethanolamine utilization cob(I)yrinic acid a,c-diamide adenosyltransferase EutT gives MNDKFLTETELREKFSLTWGTEIHLPYNTRLTPSASQYLSDRKISVKYIDEQGKVFVKNSFGDDTGKEKKVHPLTTSDQRPDALYCGLCNNKIETKSDVLTWLDSNHLVPKNHPRIAFRGKLDSMISYAVLVQNEFVNYDGPEIIKRFLADIRSNMGNVLKAEVKDENIDPIFMGDFSDDAIRKISHNPLKYLGHDHIVPELSHGKWIALLNYLRSMVREAELIAANLYIDSSLNVLRPDIMRALNRLSSALYIVMIMILVSDKGKKLDQVIEEIK, from the coding sequence ATGAATGATAAATTCTTAACAGAAACAGAACTTAGAGAAAAATTCAGTCTTACCTGGGGCACTGAAATTCATTTGCCTTATAATACAAGACTGACACCATCAGCTTCTCAATACCTAAGTGATAGAAAAATATCAGTTAAATATATTGATGAGCAGGGGAAAGTTTTTGTTAAAAATAGCTTTGGTGATGATACTGGTAAAGAAAAGAAGGTTCATCCGCTTACAACTTCTGATCAGAGACCGGATGCTCTTTATTGTGGTTTGTGCAATAACAAAATTGAAACAAAATCAGATGTATTGACCTGGCTGGATTCAAACCATCTGGTGCCAAAAAATCATCCACGGATTGCCTTCAGAGGTAAACTGGATAGTATGATTTCTTATGCTGTGCTGGTGCAAAATGAATTTGTTAATTATGACGGACCTGAGATCATCAAAAGATTTCTTGCTGACATAAGATCTAATATGGGTAATGTACTTAAAGCTGAAGTTAAAGATGAGAATATTGACCCGATATTTATGGGCGATTTTTCGGATGATGCAATCAGGAAAATATCTCATAACCCGTTAAAATATCTGGGGCACGATCATATTGTTCCAGAGTTAAGCCATGGCAAGTGGATCGCATTGTTAAATTATCTCAGATCAATGGTTAGAGAAGCAGAGTTGATTGCAGCAAACTTGTATATAGATTCTTCATTAAATGTTTTAAGACCGGATATTATGAGAGCGCTTAACAGATTAAGCAGCGCTTTATATATTGTTATGATTATGATTCTTGTTTCAGATAAAGGAAAAAAATTAGACCAGGTAATTGAAGAGATAAAATGA